A single genomic interval of Adhaeribacter pallidiroseus harbors:
- a CDS encoding efflux RND transporter periplasmic adaptor subunit: MNRKLYSLPVAVIFALLLVACNKSKDAAQQNPLNAPVPVNAYTVSQEQVVGTDTYPGTVVALNEVELRPQVAGYITNMYVQDGQQVTKGQKLYEIDRTQYQATYNQAQANLRSAQANLERARQDAERYENLAKQDAVARQRVDYARAELGTAQAQVAAAQAGVSGASTNLRYSVITAPMSGQIGIAQVKVGSQVSPGTTLINTISADNPIAVDMVINESEVPRFARLQNKAAKDSTFTIQFSDGSVYPYPGKIQAIDRAINPQTGTLTVRVGFPNKDRQLIPGLIAIVRVRNADIGEQLVIPNKAVTEQMGEYYAYVIQGDSVVQNKVALGSKVADKVVIREGLKAGDKVVVEGTQKLRPGAKITLGTPQPAPGAAASR, from the coding sequence ATGAATAGAAAATTATATTCGTTGCCGGTGGCGGTAATCTTCGCCCTCTTACTGGTAGCTTGCAATAAATCCAAAGATGCCGCTCAGCAAAACCCCTTGAACGCTCCGGTACCTGTTAATGCCTACACCGTTTCGCAGGAACAAGTAGTAGGTACCGATACCTACCCCGGCACCGTAGTAGCTTTAAACGAAGTAGAGTTGCGCCCGCAGGTAGCTGGTTATATTACCAACATGTATGTGCAGGATGGGCAACAGGTAACTAAAGGCCAAAAGCTGTACGAAATAGACCGGACACAATATCAGGCGACTTACAACCAAGCCCAAGCGAACTTACGAAGTGCGCAGGCCAACCTGGAAAGAGCTCGCCAAGATGCCGAACGCTACGAAAATTTAGCTAAGCAAGATGCCGTAGCTAGGCAACGCGTAGATTACGCCCGCGCCGAATTAGGCACTGCCCAGGCGCAGGTAGCCGCCGCCCAGGCTGGCGTATCCGGAGCCTCTACTAACTTACGGTATTCGGTTATTACCGCCCCCATGAGTGGCCAAATCGGGATTGCCCAAGTGAAAGTAGGTTCGCAGGTTTCGCCGGGTACCACGCTGATTAATACCATATCGGCCGATAACCCGATTGCCGTGGACATGGTGATTAATGAAAGTGAAGTGCCGCGTTTTGCCCGCTTACAAAATAAAGCCGCGAAGGATTCTACCTTTACTATCCAGTTTTCGGACGGTAGCGTTTACCCGTACCCCGGCAAAATACAGGCCATTGACCGGGCCATTAACCCACAGACTGGTACCCTAACTGTGCGGGTAGGTTTTCCGAACAAAGACCGCCAACTTATACCGGGTTTAATTGCTATAGTACGGGTACGCAACGCCGATATCGGTGAGCAGCTGGTAATTCCGAACAAAGCAGTAACCGAGCAGATGGGTGAATATTACGCCTATGTTATTCAGGGCGATTCGGTGGTACAGAACAAAGTAGCGCTGGGCAGCAAAGTAGCGGATAAAGTAGTAATCCGGGAAGGGCTAAAAGCCGGCGACAAAGTAGTAGTGGAAGGAACCCAGAAATTACGGCCAGGTGCTAAAATAACATTGGGTACTCCGCAACCAGCACCGGGTGCTGCTGCCTCCCGGTAA
- a CDS encoding efflux RND transporter permease subunit, protein MISEVFIRRPVTAIVISIVILLVGTLAILNLPISQYPNISPPVVSITGNYTGADAQTVEQTVTTPVETQVNGTPGMTYLSSNSTSTGQMSMDVNFDVGTDVDIATLDVQNRVSIAEPRLPEEVRRLGLTVRKRNPTIMMVITFYSPKGTHDIKFLDNYTNIYIRDAILRVPGVGDINTVGEEFSMRVWLQPDKLSQLGVAPTEVAAALREQNVQVAAGSVGSAPQYSTQAFEYPLTVNGRLTGQEQFENIIVRTRPEDGSVVYLRDVARLELGSFGYTRQAFINGQPATFLLVYQSPGSNALDTAEGVYKALANMKKTFPADMDYKVSFETVSVVEVSIEEVIHTLSEALLLVILVVFLFLQNWRATLVPILAIPVSIVGTFIFFIPLGFTINTLTLFGFVLAIGIVVDDAIVVVEAVQHYIDHERLSAKEATRKAMKDITAPVIAIALILAAVFIPVGFIPGLVGRLYQQFAITIAISVLISAFVALTLTPALCSLMLRPMNLDKNSRGLNKLFFKFNEWFARVTNAYSNGVRRSIKAAPLVLILLVCVYAGTLGLFRTKPTGFIPTEDEGRLFVTFELPQAASSNRTIAVLKEISEHLRTTPGVNNYSAIAGLNVLNFSIKSNSGTIFVQLKPWADRKEASQQLFAIVGTLQQKFATVKDANIVVVPPPAVPGLGRTGGFSFILQQRESTDDIKAFEGIVNNFLAEVRKRPEITGAFSFFTARTPGYQLQVDREKVKKLGVSLTDVFSTMSTFMGSQYVNDFTMYGRNFRVVAQADTSFRDDIRDLSQYYVKNQRGESVPLSAVVSHQVTESAPVVSHYNLFRSTEINGNPAPGYSSGQAIAALQEVAAKVLPAGYGYEFSGLSREELSSGNTTIFIFALSITLVFLLLAALYESWSVPFSVLLAVPLGAFGAIVALIFLPKLTNNIYAQIGLITLIGLAAKNAILIVEFAKERVDNGVEILAATIDAVKLRLRPIIMTSLAFILGVLPLAFSSGAGAVARQTIGWTVVGGMLSATFLALFVVPVLFLKITQFAYGKKQLAALQEKHPQVDYDHAGDGFTH, encoded by the coding sequence ATGATATCAGAAGTATTTATAAGAAGGCCCGTTACCGCTATCGTTATATCCATCGTAATTCTACTGGTAGGAACGCTGGCAATTTTAAATTTACCCATCAGCCAATACCCTAATATATCACCGCCGGTGGTTTCGATTACCGGTAACTACACGGGTGCCGATGCGCAAACCGTAGAGCAAACCGTAACCACGCCCGTAGAAACCCAGGTAAACGGTACGCCCGGTATGACCTATTTGTCGTCGAACAGTACCAGCACCGGGCAAATGTCCATGGACGTAAACTTTGACGTGGGCACCGATGTAGACATTGCGACCCTGGACGTGCAAAACCGGGTAAGTATTGCCGAACCCCGCCTACCGGAAGAAGTGCGCCGCTTGGGTTTAACCGTTCGGAAGCGGAACCCCACCATTATGATGGTAATTACCTTTTATTCCCCTAAAGGTACCCACGACATTAAATTCCTGGATAACTACACCAACATTTACATCCGCGACGCTATTTTACGGGTACCGGGCGTAGGGGATATCAACACGGTAGGGGAAGAATTTAGCATGCGCGTGTGGTTACAGCCTGATAAATTGTCGCAATTAGGCGTAGCGCCTACCGAAGTAGCCGCGGCCTTACGGGAACAAAACGTACAAGTAGCCGCTGGTTCGGTGGGCAGCGCTCCGCAGTATTCTACCCAGGCCTTTGAATATCCGTTAACCGTAAACGGGCGCTTAACTGGTCAGGAACAATTTGAAAATATTATTGTGCGTACCCGGCCCGAAGATGGCTCCGTGGTTTACCTGCGCGATGTCGCCCGTTTAGAATTAGGCAGCTTTGGTTACACCCGGCAAGCTTTTATTAATGGCCAACCGGCTACTTTCTTGTTAGTATACCAGTCGCCGGGTAGTAACGCGTTGGATACTGCCGAAGGTGTTTACAAAGCCTTGGCTAACATGAAAAAAACCTTTCCGGCCGATATGGATTACAAAGTTTCTTTCGAAACCGTTTCGGTGGTAGAAGTGTCGATTGAGGAAGTAATTCATACCTTAAGCGAAGCTTTATTGCTGGTAATTCTGGTAGTGTTCTTGTTCCTGCAAAACTGGCGGGCCACGCTGGTACCTATCTTGGCGATTCCGGTTTCGATTGTGGGTACGTTTATTTTCTTTATCCCGCTCGGGTTTACCATTAACACGCTTACTTTATTTGGTTTCGTACTGGCCATTGGTATTGTGGTGGATGATGCCATTGTGGTGGTAGAGGCTGTACAGCATTACATCGACCACGAGCGGCTGTCGGCGAAAGAAGCTACCCGCAAAGCCATGAAAGATATTACGGCGCCGGTTATTGCTATTGCCTTAATATTAGCGGCGGTATTTATTCCGGTAGGTTTTATTCCGGGTTTAGTAGGCCGTTTGTACCAGCAATTCGCGATTACCATTGCCATTTCGGTATTAATCTCGGCTTTTGTGGCGCTAACCTTAACGCCGGCGCTTTGCTCGCTGATGTTGCGCCCCATGAACCTGGATAAAAATTCGCGGGGCCTTAACAAGCTATTTTTTAAATTTAACGAATGGTTCGCGCGGGTAACCAATGCGTACTCCAATGGGGTGCGCCGCAGCATAAAAGCGGCACCTTTAGTATTAATTTTACTGGTTTGCGTGTATGCCGGTACTTTAGGTTTATTCCGCACCAAGCCAACCGGCTTTATTCCTACCGAAGACGAAGGCCGTTTGTTCGTGACTTTTGAGCTCCCCCAAGCTGCTTCGAGTAACCGGACCATCGCGGTTTTAAAAGAAATTTCGGAACACTTACGGACTACGCCGGGCGTGAACAATTACTCGGCCATTGCGGGCTTAAACGTGCTGAACTTTTCCATTAAATCCAACAGCGGTACTATTTTCGTGCAGCTTAAACCTTGGGCCGACCGGAAAGAAGCGTCGCAGCAGCTTTTTGCCATTGTGGGTACGTTGCAGCAAAAATTTGCCACCGTTAAAGATGCGAATATTGTGGTAGTGCCCCCACCCGCCGTGCCGGGTTTAGGACGCACGGGGGGTTTTAGCTTTATCTTGCAGCAACGCGAAAGTACCGATGATATCAAAGCTTTTGAAGGCATCGTGAACAACTTTTTAGCCGAAGTCCGAAAACGGCCCGAAATTACGGGTGCCTTCTCGTTCTTTACGGCCCGTACGCCGGGTTACCAGTTGCAAGTAGACCGCGAAAAAGTTAAAAAGTTAGGCGTTTCTCTTACGGATGTTTTCTCCACCATGTCCACGTTTATGGGTAGCCAGTACGTGAACGATTTTACCATGTATGGCCGCAATTTTAGAGTAGTAGCCCAAGCCGATACTTCTTTCCGGGACGATATCCGGGACTTAAGTCAGTATTACGTAAAAAACCAGCGAGGAGAGTCGGTACCGCTTAGCGCAGTCGTTTCGCACCAGGTTACCGAAAGTGCCCCGGTAGTATCGCATTATAACTTGTTTCGGTCGACGGAAATAAACGGTAACCCGGCGCCGGGTTATAGCAGTGGCCAGGCGATTGCGGCTTTGCAAGAAGTGGCGGCCAAAGTACTGCCCGCGGGTTATGGTTACGAGTTTTCCGGCCTGAGCCGCGAAGAATTATCGTCGGGGAATACCACTATATTCATTTTTGCCTTATCCATTACCCTGGTGTTTTTGTTGCTAGCGGCTTTGTACGAAAGTTGGTCGGTGCCGTTCTCGGTATTGCTGGCCGTGCCTTTAGGCGCTTTTGGGGCAATAGTCGCGTTAATTTTCTTGCCTAAGCTTACTAATAATATTTACGCGCAAATAGGTTTAATTACTTTGATTGGCTTAGCGGCCAAAAACGCCATTTTGATTGTGGAGTTTGCCAAAGAACGGGTAGATAATGGCGTAGAAATATTAGCCGCCACCATTGATGCCGTTAAACTGCGCTTGCGCCCAATTATTATGACTTCCCTGGCCTTTATTCTGGGGGTTTTGCCTTTGGCTTTCTCCAGCGGAGCCGGAGCCGTAGCCCGGCAAACCATTGGCTGGACGGTGGTAGGCGGAATGCTTTCGGCTACGTTCCTGGCTTTGTTTGTGGTGCCGGTACTATTCTTAAAAATCACGCAGTTTGCTTACGGTAAAAAGCAGTTAGCCGCCTTACAAGAAAAACATCCCCAGGTAGACTACGACCACGCCGGCGATGGGTTTACCCACTAA
- a CDS encoding DUF4468 domain-containing protein: protein MFFIYPVTVSAQTFPVDAATGKIYYAEEVLVKDGPQLELYHRAKAWFAPIGKVKIVIKVDDLPNGVLIGQTYSPFSFTSPGKKQTYHLGYTLKLEIEDDRYWYSLTDFWLEPVIPLQAHSAKQVIGQQPLEIAVLPQKEKPVPNKVLAEAVQKTILAFIQNLKESLD from the coding sequence TTGTTTTTTATCTATCCCGTAACTGTATCTGCCCAAACTTTTCCGGTAGATGCGGCCACAGGTAAAATTTATTACGCCGAAGAAGTTCTGGTTAAAGATGGCCCTCAGTTAGAATTATATCACCGGGCTAAAGCTTGGTTTGCCCCAATTGGCAAAGTAAAAATTGTAATTAAAGTAGATGACTTGCCCAATGGTGTCCTCATTGGGCAGACTTATTCGCCCTTTTCATTTACAAGCCCCGGAAAAAAACAAACGTATCATTTGGGGTACACACTAAAGTTAGAAATAGAAGACGATCGCTATTGGTACAGCTTAACCGATTTTTGGTTAGAGCCGGTAATACCCTTACAAGCGCATTCAGCGAAGCAAGTAATTGGCCAGCAACCTTTAGAAATAGCGGTGTTACCCCAAAAAGAGAAACCAGTACCAAACAAAGTTTTAGCAGAAGCCGTGCAGAAAACCATTCTTGCCTTCATTCAAAATCTGAAAGAATCGTTGGATTAA
- a CDS encoding FG-GAP repeat domain-containing protein: protein MLLLYYIWNLVVNFFTVFPPTPQFEAQTIDNAISIGYGLAIGDVNGDRKPDILLADQKQFVWYRNGDWKRFVLAENLTERDNVCIAAQDLDNDGKVEIAVGAQWNPGETLDTTQSGAVFYLMRPKDPTQVWEAVRLPHEPTVHRMRWVKSKTGGSYLVVVPLHGRGNKAGEGAGVKIKAYQLPINPRSAWPTFTLHNTMHLTHNLEVKQGQTAKQTDLYVAGKEGVRFVSDFNGKLSANKAQEIAGVNLPTGEVRLGNISKKQKFLATIEPMHGTAVAVYTLGPAATRQVLDENLKEGHALATADLLGLGQDQVVAGWRLPNSDNKVGIKIYVPTHANSTQWQTYWVDDNTMATEDLQVQDLNADGKPDIIAAGRATKNLKIYWNRSK from the coding sequence ATGCTGCTGCTTTACTATATCTGGAATTTAGTGGTAAACTTTTTTACGGTGTTCCCTCCTACTCCCCAGTTCGAAGCCCAAACCATTGATAACGCCATTTCCATCGGCTACGGCTTAGCCATTGGCGACGTAAACGGCGATCGTAAACCCGATATTTTACTGGCCGATCAAAAGCAATTTGTCTGGTACCGCAACGGCGACTGGAAACGTTTTGTGCTGGCCGAAAACCTGACGGAACGTGATAATGTGTGCATTGCGGCTCAGGATTTAGATAACGATGGTAAAGTAGAAATTGCCGTTGGGGCCCAGTGGAATCCCGGCGAAACACTAGATACCACGCAATCAGGGGCGGTTTTTTATTTAATGCGGCCGAAAGACCCTACGCAAGTTTGGGAAGCCGTACGTTTACCACATGAGCCTACCGTACATCGCATGCGCTGGGTGAAATCTAAAACGGGCGGCTCATACTTAGTGGTGGTTCCCCTACATGGCCGGGGCAATAAAGCCGGCGAAGGGGCTGGGGTAAAAATTAAAGCGTACCAACTGCCAATTAATCCCCGGAGTGCCTGGCCCACCTTTACGCTCCACAATACCATGCACCTGACGCATAACCTGGAAGTAAAACAAGGCCAAACCGCCAAGCAAACCGATTTGTACGTGGCCGGGAAAGAAGGCGTGCGCTTTGTTTCCGATTTTAACGGAAAACTTTCCGCTAATAAAGCGCAGGAAATTGCGGGGGTAAACTTACCTACCGGCGAAGTCCGGTTGGGCAACATCAGCAAAAAACAGAAATTTCTGGCCACTATTGAACCCATGCACGGCACCGCTGTGGCGGTTTATACTTTAGGCCCAGCTGCTACGCGACAAGTGCTCGATGAAAACCTAAAAGAAGGACACGCCCTCGCTACGGCTGATTTACTAGGTTTAGGGCAAGACCAGGTAGTAGCGGGTTGGCGATTGCCCAACAGCGACAATAAAGTAGGCATTAAAATATACGTACCCACCCATGCAAACAGCACTCAGTGGCAGACTTACTGGGTAGATGATAACACCATGGCCACCGAAGATCTGCAAGTACAGGATTTAAATGCCGATGGCAAACCCGACATTATTGCGGCCGGTCGGGCTACCAAAAATTTAAAAATTTACTGGAACCGGTCGAAGTAA
- a CDS encoding TIGR02757 family protein yields MQAAEIYLLLEQNYHKFNQPAFIPDDPISIPHQFTLKQDIEISGLFAAMLAWGQRKTIIAKCNELLLRFDHAPYDFIKNHQEQDLKALLGFKHRTFNDTDLLYLVYFLHQFYNQHDSLEIAFVGPDVIKILNQKDRLEYFHNLVFSLPEAPVRTRKHISTPARKSACKRINMYLRWMVRQDNQGVDFGLWQHMQPADLMCPCDVHVDRVARRLGLITRPQTDWQTAVELTLQLQEFDPLDPVKYDFALFGLGLEERYG; encoded by the coding sequence ATGCAAGCGGCAGAAATCTATCTTTTACTGGAACAAAACTACCATAAATTTAACCAACCCGCTTTTATCCCAGACGATCCGATTTCTATTCCGCACCAGTTTACATTGAAACAGGATATTGAAATCAGTGGACTTTTTGCGGCTATGTTGGCCTGGGGGCAACGAAAAACCATTATCGCGAAATGCAACGAACTGCTGCTACGCTTTGATCATGCGCCGTACGACTTCATCAAAAATCATCAGGAACAAGATTTAAAAGCTTTACTGGGTTTTAAACACCGCACCTTCAACGATACTGATTTATTATACCTGGTCTATTTTCTGCACCAATTTTATAATCAGCACGATAGTTTGGAAATCGCTTTTGTGGGACCCGATGTGATCAAGATTTTAAACCAGAAAGACCGGCTGGAGTATTTTCATAACCTGGTTTTTTCGTTACCTGAGGCACCGGTCCGCACCCGCAAGCATATCTCTACCCCAGCACGAAAGTCGGCTTGTAAACGCATTAATATGTATTTGCGTTGGATGGTGCGCCAGGATAACCAAGGTGTAGATTTTGGCTTGTGGCAGCACATGCAACCCGCCGATTTAATGTGCCCCTGCGACGTGCACGTAGACCGCGTAGCCCGGCGTTTAGGCCTGATTACCCGGCCGCAAACTGATTGGCAAACGGCCGTGGAGTTAACTCTTCAGCTACAAGAGTTCGACCCGCTGGACCCAGTAAAGTATGATTTTGCCTTATTTGGGCTAGGTTTAGAAGAACGTTACGGTTAA
- a CDS encoding LysM peptidoglycan-binding domain-containing protein: MRKYFLAAFFSLVFAQLTCMANPLVIDSVGTVVKNGKNFIIHKVEPKETLYGLARQYGVPVTAVQQANPGLTSLTVGQTVFVPGRAGTPLPTTTSPTATATTTATRPVTAIPEPTTPAGAASKNGQHQVEARQTLYAIARLYNVSPADLKKWNNLTSDNLQEGQMLVVTPPATSAGTTASNADAPETTPATTVTPSVTTAKPNPRREEPKPVALPAPTKESEPAKVERTETRVSENLSRISESGLAEVIDKSEGSKYLALHKTAPVGTILQVKNTLNNQSVYVRVSGKLPENTDNDRVIIRLSKRAYQKLAATASRFQVEVNYMP; this comes from the coding sequence ATGCGTAAATATTTTTTGGCAGCTTTTTTTTCTTTGGTTTTTGCCCAACTTACCTGCATGGCCAATCCATTGGTAATTGATTCGGTAGGTACGGTAGTAAAAAATGGTAAAAATTTTATAATTCATAAAGTAGAACCCAAAGAAACACTGTATGGCTTAGCCCGGCAATATGGCGTGCCCGTTACGGCCGTGCAGCAAGCTAATCCGGGGCTTACTTCCTTAACAGTGGGGCAAACGGTTTTTGTGCCGGGTCGTGCCGGAACTCCCCTACCAACCACAACGTCTCCCACCGCAACTGCCACTACAACCGCTACTCGTCCAGTTACTGCCATACCAGAACCTACTACCCCGGCCGGCGCTGCTAGCAAAAACGGTCAACACCAAGTAGAAGCCCGGCAAACTTTATACGCTATAGCGCGCTTGTATAACGTGAGCCCCGCGGATTTAAAAAAATGGAATAACTTAACTTCCGATAACTTGCAGGAAGGCCAAATGTTAGTAGTAACTCCGCCCGCTACCAGCGCCGGAACAACCGCCAGTAATGCCGATGCACCCGAAACAACTCCCGCAACTACTGTTACGCCGAGTGTAACCACAGCAAAACCAAACCCTCGCCGCGAGGAACCGAAACCAGTGGCGCTACCGGCTCCAACCAAAGAAAGTGAGCCCGCTAAGGTAGAACGTACGGAAACCCGGGTTTCGGAAAATTTAAGCCGGATTTCGGAAAGTGGTTTAGCCGAAGTAATTGATAAGAGTGAAGGCAGCAAGTATTTGGCCTTGCACAAAACAGCACCGGTGGGTACTATCTTGCAAGTTAAAAATACCCTGAATAACCAAAGTGTATACGTGCGGGTAAGCGGTAAACTACCCGAAAACACCGATAATGACCGGGTAATTATTCGGTTATCCAAAAGAGCTTACCAAAAACTAGCGGCTACGGCCAGCCGCTTTCAGGTAGAAGTGAATTACATGCCTTAA